The Manduca sexta isolate Smith_Timp_Sample1 chromosome 17, JHU_Msex_v1.0, whole genome shotgun sequence genome includes a window with the following:
- the LOC115443092 gene encoding probable RNA-binding protein 18 yields MEGATVPLQLEPVLQNDVSDKRLWIGNLEPRVNEYQLLKMVRVYGNIEKFDMLFHRSGPNAGQPRGFAFVTYKMRQDAIKAMNSLNGQMLGSKRICVKFAKNILEEQEKPKPELGIAALAGAKPEIKLSKKTAIQSIEAKLNMMESMNPGDDFVVNKLAAHETPVITQYQNKQHQPPNKSISTFRRRHPYHKKR; encoded by the exons TTACAACTAGAGCCTGTGTTGCAGAATGATGTGTCTGACAAGAGACTGTGGATTGGAAACCTCGAACCGAGAGTCAATGA GTACCAATTACTGAAAATGGTCCGCGTCTACGGCAATATCGAGAAGTTCGACATGCTGTTTCATCGCAGTGGACCCAATGCGGGACAGCCGCGGGGCTTTGCGTTCGTCACATACAAGATGAGGCAGGATGCTATCAAAGCCATGAACTCACTCAATGGTCAGATGTTAGGCTCAAAACGTATCTGCGTTAAGTTTGCAAAGAATATTttg GAAGAACAAGAGAAGCCAAAACCAGAATTAGGTATTGCTGCCCTCGCCGGTGCCAAGCCAGAAATCAAACTTAGCAAGAAAACCGCAATACAGTCTATTGAAGCAAAACTAAACATGATGGAAAGCATGAACCCTGGTGATGACTTTGTAGTGAATAAGCTAGCGGCTCATGAGACACCAGTAATCACACAGTACCAGAATAAACAGCATCAGCCACCAAATAAGTCTATAAGTACCTTTAGGCGACGCCATCCATATCACAAAAAAAGATAG